Below is a window of Tolypothrix bouteillei VB521301 DNA.
GTGCAGTTCAAAATTCCCAATTCATCACTCCTTAGAGAAACAAAATGCCTTCACCAGATACATCAAATACCCTACTAGCCCTCTCCAACAATATAGCAGAAACAGTCGAGCAAGTTGGAGGCGCGATTGTTGCTATTAACTCTGGTTCCCGTATTTCCTCAAGCGGAATTCACTGGAATAATGGTATTATTATTACCTCAGACGAAGCACTCCACCGCTACGAAGATATTACAGCAACCCTATTCAACGGACAAACCGTACCACTCAATCTTGTAGGACACGATCCCAGTACCGATGTTGCTGTTTTTAAATTGCAATCATCAGAAATTCCCGTAGCGCAGATTGGGGATGCGACAGCTCTCAAAGTTGGTCATCTCGTACTGGGATTAGCAAGAAGTAACGAAGGTGATATCCGTGCAGCAATAGGTGCTGTGAGTGTTGTTAGTGGTGCTTGGCGGAGTATGAGCGGTGGCAATATTGACCAATTTATCCGTCCAGATATTACCCTATATCGTGGCTTTGCTGGAGGAGCACTCGTAGATGCTGCAGGTTATATTATCGGGATGAACACGTCAGGAAGACGGGGTACAGCTTTGACTATTCCTGCTTCTACAGTTAATCGCGTGGTCAACCAGTTGTTAGCGAAGGGACGAATAACACGCGGTTATCTTGGTTTGGGAATGCAAGCCGTTCGTTTGCCGAATAATTTGAAAACAGCACTTAATTTAACTTCAGCAAGTGGTGCGATCGCTGTTAACGTGGAGCCAAATGGACCTGCTGACAATGCAGGTGTACTGATTGGGGATGTCATAATTACTTTCGATAATTCTGCGGTCAACGACACGGGTGATATATTGGCGCTTTTGAATAGTAGCGATCGCGTTGGGAAAACTGTGAAGCTACAAATTATTAGGGGTGGAGCGTTAGTTGAGTTAGAAATAGTCGTTGGTGAAAAACCAGTGACTGGTGACCAGTAATTAGTAACCAGCGACCAAAATTATGTTTCAAGATATAACAGCAGAGTTTGCAACGATCGCACGACAACTGCGTCAAAGTACTGTAAAAGTTCGCAGTAGTTCTTTTGGAAGTGGTTCCGGTGTTATTTGGCGAAGTGACGGGTTAATTATTACTAACGCTCATGTTGCCACTCATCATAAAGCAATTGTAGAACTGTGGGATGGGCAAGTATATGAAGCGGTACGCATCAGTATCGATCCGACAAAGGATTTAGCTGCTCTAAAAATTGCCAGAACCGATCTACCTGTAGCAACTATTGGCAACTCCAATGCTTTACGAGTTGGGGAGTTGGTACTGGCTGTCGGTAATCCTTTTGGTGACAGTGGTGCTGTGACAAGTGGTATTATCCATGCCAGCAAACAGCACGCAGTTATGGCTGATATCCAGCTCTTTCCTGGTAACTCTGGGGGACCGCTTGCTGATTGTCGCGGACGAGTTATTGGAATTAACACCATGATTGCTTACGGTTTGGCTATAGCGATCCCCAGCCTGACAGTAGAGAATTTTTTACGCGATCGCCATCCCGTTGTGGGGGTAATATGATTCGGGTATTGGTAGTTGCTGCTTCCCCGGTAGTACGAGCGGGATTATCCGCCGTGCTTGCAACTAATTCCAAACTGATAGTTGTGGGTACTGCATCAGGCTTGGATAATTTAGGGGGAGAAATCGAGCAACTACAGCCCGATGTTGTACTGGTGGATTTGAGCAGTAATTTTCAACAATCGAGCTGGGAAAAACTGCTTTCTTTACAACAACAGCAAGATCCTTTTGTATGTCTCGTTCTTGCCGATGAACTTGATAGTATCGATCTTGTGGCTGGTTTGCGTGGGGGTGTGAGGGGTATATTACCTCAAACCAGCACTGAATCAGAAATTATTGCTGCTGTTGAGGCTGTTGCTTTTGGGCTGGTAGTGCTGCACTTGGATGCTGTGGAATCTGTACTTGCTCTTAAAGATGCGAGTGGGCGAGAAAAAGTAGTCGCAACTCCCGTACAAACATTAACACCAAGAGAAATCGAGGTTTTAGAAATGTTGGGTGCGGGGATGGGTAATAAAGCGATCGCCAAACGATTGCAAATTTCCGAGCATACTGTAAAGTTTCACGTCTCTTCTATTTTCCAAAAATTAGGTGTTTCTACTCGTACAGAAGCGGTGGCTGTTGGCGTGCGCCTGGGATTGATTATGTTGTAGTGTTTGTAATCTTTTTTAGCCTTTGCTCAAGCCCCAATTTATCACTCTTGAGTTAGAGGCTTTTTTCTCAAACTTTAGTTATAAATAAATCGTGGTCTAATGGGTCAAGCACATAAAACCACGCTACCTCAAAGTTAGTCTGAAGTGGTCTTATCTGGGAAGCATCTACCTTTACCTTTTTTAATTAAGTATTGCTTAGTAGTAATGTAACGGAGTATGAACCTAAGAGTAGTGGCTGTTGCAAAGCTGCTAAGCTCATCGATTTTGTAGTGACTCCGCGAGCATTTAAAGACAGCATTTGGAAATTTTTAGACTGAGTCAGCGCTCGCTTGGATTGCAGGCTCAACTTAACAGCTTGAGAAGATTTATTAATAAGCAGCAAACTGCGTTTGCCATCTGGTTTTTGTACTGCTAATGCTTCTACAAAAGGGTGATCGCTGGTTGTTTGCATGACCGAGCCTATCAAGTATTTATTTGCCCAACCAAATATTGTTGCCGGAGGTCGCAGTTTGTTGTTTGGGTCAATCATACCGTAAATTCCATCCTTAAGATGCCAGGAAGTTGCCATATCAACGCCTGTATCAGCAAGATGTTTCAAGACTGAAGCAAACCAAACTGCGCCTATATGGTTGTGCTGTCTTGTTTCGCCGGACGTCCACAAATAGTTGATATTGTATTCTCCGAGCAACAGAGGTACTGGACGTTCTGGTATATATTTCTTTGCGATCGCTCGAAAGTCCTTGACTTGACGTGCATAGTTAGGTGTGTAAGACATAATCCCATCAGTAGGTTCTTTTGCATCTTTACTGCCATAACGATGCCAGGAGATAAAATCTACATTCTGCTTGCAGGCTGCAAGAAAAGCTTCCAATCTTCTTGAATTGTCCCACGTCAGCGCTGGTCCCCCTACCTTGATTTGAGGGTCAACAGCCTTCATTGCGTTTGCTACTTTATTGTAAATTATCCATAATTCGTCTAACTTCCAAGCTTTATCGTAAAGAACTTCTTTTTCATTCAACGGTTCCCAATAAATAACTTTTTTTTGAAGGCGACGGTTGAGAATTTCTACGAGTTGAGCACATAAGGTAGCATAGCGATCGTACTCGGACTTATCCAACAGCCCGTCTTTGCTCTGTGCCATCCACTTAGGCCAAGCAGGAAGATTTTGGATAATAGTAGGGTTGTGAGGATAGGAAGCATCGTACCCAGCTTTGATTTTGGGAATATTCCAAGTTTTGGTTGCAGCATCCGTCCAGCGATCGCATAATGCAGCGTGGTGAATGCGAATTAGCTTAATACCAAGTTCCTGAATATGATTTTGGAAAGTGCGATCGGCGGCACGTTCGGGAGACAAAATTTCATAATCATTAGAACCAAAAGTAAACGGGGTAGACTTCGCGATTTGATTTGTCCAATCAATACTGACTTGAGCAGTTTTTTTAGATGCAGCTGTGGAAGATTTCCATACCGTATCCAACACTCCAAGCGTGACAGCACTAGCTGCGGTCAGTTTAATAATAGCTCTGCGTTGCATAAAGATTTATGAGTTAGCTATGGGAGCATGGGAGGGTTGAGAATAGGGCGTAGTCTTGCTTTCTACTCCATTGATAACTAGACCAAAAATTTGGACATTATGTTGAGTCAGTTGTGCAAAACTATCATTGACAGGGTTTTTGTAACTGCTATTTGGACGAATCACAAACAGCACATTGGAAATAATAGTAGCCATTAGTGCAGTTTCACTTGTTAAACTGACTGGAGCACTGTCAACAATGACATAATCGTAATCTCCATTCTCTTCACAAGTTGCTAATACTCTTTCAAAGTGTCCTCGTTTGATCGTTTCCATAATCTTGCCTTCCTTAGGAAAACTTGGAAGCAGATCTAAATTTCGTTGTACCGCCACTTGCTCTACTGTAGATCCTGAAATATAACCCAAACGACGGCTAAGTTCAGATCTCCGAAAATCTCCATCCACAAGCAGCACTTTAAAACCTAAATCCACTAAGGCATAAGCCAGTCCAATAGCAACTGTCGTTTTACCTTCTCCCATAATGGCACTTGTTACTAACAACCGACGATTTTTGAGAGGTTGCAAGCTAATTGCAGAGGCAAGACGTTGAAACTCGACTTCTATTTCATTATTAATCACTTCAAATTTCGTAATAGAATGTTTCATCCGAGGAATAGTTTGCATCAGTGCAAATTTTCGAGCCTGTAGATCTTTGGCACTTAATAGGGGATTGCGACTTTCTAAAAATAAAACAAGAGCAATGCTACCAACAACAGATGCCAGAATAGCATTGATTGTCATTAACATTTTTTTTGGACTGATGGGCTTGGGATCGACCTGGGGTGCATCTAGAACCTGTACATTTGGATATGCATCAAAAGCGTCTATATTGTTTTGCTGGATTTGAGCTAGTAAACCATTATAAACACCAGCCGCAACATCCACTTGTCGTTGTAGTTCTGACAGCTTTGCCTGATTTTCAGGTACAGATTTTAAGGTGTCTTTCAGTTGAGTAATTTGAGTGTCTAGTTGCCTTGCTTGTTCTTTAAGAGCGCTAGCTTCGCTTTCTGCCAGAACCAGTTGTTGAATTAAAGCAGCACGACCTTGAGGATAATTGGGCACTACTGTCGTGTCTACTCTTGTACCATCTGCGGTTTGTGCAACATACTCTTGTAAAACACGTTGTAACTGTTTGCGTCGTATAAGTAGGGTTTGAATTTCTGGATGCTCATTAGTAAAGAGAGATTGTTTCTGACGTAAAGAGTTTTCTACATCAGATAAACGCTGACGTACAATTTGATATTCTTGGTTTTCACCCAAACTGAGAGAGCGAATTGCAGGATCTGGTTTTAAATTTAAGCGTTTTGAAAGAACTTTGAGGCGATTTTCATTCGCCTTGGCAGAAGCTAAAGCTTCTGCTCTAGCATTGATTAAACTATTTATTGTAGTAACAATACCTTTAGTTTGTTCTTCGTTGTTGACTATACCACTGGATTCTTTAAATTTTGCTAATTTGTTTTGTGCCAAAGTTAATTTTAATTTAACTTGTTCCAGTTCTTGCTTATTGTATTCCTGGCGTGCTCGACTGTTAGCTTGCCGCAATTCATTTAAACGTTTTTGATAAGTTTCTGTTAAAACTATTGCTCTTTGTAATGCCAGTTCCGGGCTAGAAGCATTTACTGTTACCGATAAGATCGTAGATTGTTCCTCTGGTTTTACCGTAAACAGCTTTTTGTACTGAGTGATACTCTTAAATTTCTTTTTTTCCGGATCTACTGCTAACACCTTCTCTAGCAAAGTATCGCTATTGATAATAGATGCCTGTACATTGAGTGGATTGACTTCAGTGGAAAAACCAACTTCACCATTCCTTAAAGAACCAAGAGTTCCTAAATTAGCATCAAGTTTGCTATTGGTTTTAGGCAAAATCAGTTGTGTCCCTGCAACCCAAACTGGTTTAGCAGTTACAAGCGCAAAACCAGTGCTGAGAACAACAAACAAATTAAAAGCAATTAATAATTTCCATCGTCTAGTTACGATCGTCGCTATTTTATTCATAAAGAGATTATAAATAGTTTATTCCTTCTACAAAGTGGAAATATCGAGAAATTTCTAAGAAACATAAAATAAACAAAATATTCGTCTATTAAAGACAGCTTTGGCAATGGTGAATATACTGAAAAGGATAGGGATCGGAGATCGGCACTCATTTGCAAATGGTCAATTCCTTTTAACTTTTCAGATTCCCCGATAATTCCTGCCAATCTGAAACAGACTGAGGATAAGCTTCTGCAAGGATTGTGCCCAACCACAAAAAGTAGAACCAGAAATAAACAATCATCCAGCTTAAGTTAGTTGCTTGACACAGTATTAACAAAGCAATAAAGCTAGCAAATGCCCGTTGAGCAGTTCTTTTGCCTCGCAATGACGACTGCCAAAAAAACCATAACGTTGTTGATACGGCAATGGCAAAGAATGCAAATCCAAACATTCCGTGTAAATACAGAATTTGTGCGTAAGTTGAAAAAGTCCCAAGAGGAAGTTCAAAAGCTCCGTTACCCCAGGTAACTGTTCGTTCGACAATTCCCCACCCAATCCATGGAGATTCCTTCCACGCCTTAAGAGTTGCAGCAACAACCAAAGCTCGGTCTTTTGATGAATCCGCTCGAGCTCCATTAAAAGTTTCCATGGGTTTGTCTAGTAACTCGGTTACCTCCATCCCTATGAGAGCACAAATAAAACAAATTAAGGTTGCAAACCAAAGGAAGCCTTGACGTGCTGAAGCTTTGCGAAAGCAAATGACTGCTAAAAGTGCTATCGGGAAACATATCCATGCTAGGCGACTTTGAGCAATAATTAATGTTGCCGTGCAACCTGCTAAAGCATACTTACGTAAATATTTATCTGCTTCACCAAAGCACATAAAAAAGCACAACAGAGCACAAACTCCTAGAATCGGTGGATCTGCAGTGTATAGCTCTGTCCGGGCAAGTGGAAGCCCAAAAAAGGGTTGGAACACTGCAAACTTAACCATTAAACTAAGTTTATCCCCTGGAATTGCTCTAGCCAGAGGTGGCATAATAGGTGGCTGCGGACCTGTACCAAATAAGATAAGGAGTTGAATGCTAAGGGATACTAAGTAACCAGCTGTCATCCAAGAAACAGCCCTTGTCACAACACTCATTCTAATACGATGCCAAAAGGGCAGTGTTAGGCAAGAAAAAACTAAAAAGTAACCTTTTAAGAGCGTGACTACTGTAGCAGCACTTTTCATAGGATTAAAGCTCATTGACGATAACCCCTGGATGTTAGTCCACAGTACTGCTAGACTCAGTAACAACCACGTCCAGTGACAAAGTGGTAGCGATCGCTTAACGAGTTTGTCTAAATGAAAATCATAAGCTAGCAAATAAAGAGCAACACCGGGATAAAGCAGAGTCTGTACCCCCAAGACCCACCACAGCGGCGTTAGCACAATCGTCCAATAAACCACTCGTTCTGGATGTGACAGGTTTTCTAATTTGTTTTTTGCCTCTAAGAGAATTAATTTCTTAGGGAATATATTAAACATTTAAATTTTTTGAGAATGCCTCTTTTAAAGAGTATGAATTTCTTTATACTCCTCAAATTGTTTTCCTGCAACACCTGCTACCATTCCCAAACTGTGATAAATATATAATAAAGTTTTAATACCTTGATGTTGCCCCATCATAAAAGACAAAGGAATGGATAGTATACCTTTAAAAACTCGCCTAATTCCCTTGTAAATACACTGAGTTTTAACTGCAATTGATGGTTTTAAGTCTATTTCACAGAAGCTCTCTGTAATGCCAATTCGGTAACTTCTTTGCAACAACCATTTTAAATTGGCGCGACTTTGAGGTATCCATTCATGTACTAGAGCATCATTTGTCCACACTATTTTATAGCCCGCACGTTGCAATCGCATAAAAAAGTGCCAGTCAGAACCACCCGAAAGTGCCAATCTCTCATCTAGCCACTTATCTTGTTCTCTAAAAACTTCTACACGTATCAGTGTATTGTTGTTAGCTGCACTTTTCAGTTCATGACCTGTAGGATAACAGGGGCGATCGAAAAATTTTCCTTTGGCAAGCCAATTAGGAATAGAATGAGCAAAGTAAGGTATAGTTTTTCCCCATACAACATCAGCATTATATGAGCTTTGAACGTACAAAAGTTCATCCAGCCAATTGGGTTCGGGAACTTCATCATCATCGATAAAAGCGACAAAGTCTACATTTTCTGCAAGAGCACAAGTAATAGCTTTATTGCGTGCAAAGGGAATACCCCGCCGGGGTTCAATATAGCACTTTAAAGCCCATTTAAATTCCGCACTGATTTCTTTACAGAATTTACAAGCATGACCGCTTGAATCATTATCAACAACAAGAACTTCTAGGTTAGGGGTTTCACAGTGATGGAAAGTTAATTGCTTAAGACCATCTAACAGTCGCTTCAATCCACCTGGACGCTGACAAGTATTTAAGCAAATAGCGACTCGCATTTTTCTCCTGAGTTCAACTGAAGCATCAAGGGATGAATAAGAATAACACATCAATAAATTGAGTAATTTCTAATTTCATTATGGATAAAAAATTTGTTTTTGATCCTTTGTGCTTTATTCTTCGTTCTTTTATTTACTGTGCCATTTAGTTACTAAACGTTGCCGAATATAACTTAATGAATTTTGATATTGTAAAAATTCTTTGGCAGCTAATAAGCGAACAAATGCTAAATATAAAATTAGAAATAAGATGGGCTGTATAATAATTGGAAAATTTAAAGAAATCACAATTGGTAAAAGCGTTATTAAAGGTGCTTTAAACACAAAAATTAAAAACTTTTTATAAGACCAGTCTAATCGACGACAAGCCTCCCACCAACAGTAAATAGTCCAAATAATTCCTAAAACTACAGCTACCGCTATACTGACACCAATAATTCCGTTTATCTTGGCACCAATTGCAAAACTTAAGACAGCAACAGGAGCAATGCTAAGGCTTAGCTTCGCATTAACACCCGGTTTCCCTTTTGCAGACAGCATGGAAAAAAGCTGACTGTTTATCAGGCGCGAGTAAGCGAAAATGAGCAATCCTGGAATAACTGTACAAACAGGAATCCAGTGATTTCCAAAGATAAAGGCAATAGTTTGTTGGTTAACAACTAAAAAGAATAAGGCGTATAAGGGAGCAGCGAGGAAAGAAGTTTGTTCAATGACTTTAACCAAAGCGTTTTCTCTCTGTTGGTCATCTTCTAATTGAGCAAACACCGACATCCCAACTTGGCTCATTGCCTGAGAAAGAATAGTTGTTATCGCCATTGTTAACTGGTAAGCAAGATTGTAAAAAGCAAGACTAGTAGTTCCTAGAACGATGCTAACCACAAAATTGTCACAGTTATAAATAACGAAATACCCCAAGCTAAACCCAGTATTGCCTAAACAATAAGACAAAACTTCCCATCTGACCTCTGAATAAATACGCAAATTGAATTTCTGTTTGGCATAGTGATGCATGAGAATGCACCCCGTAACCCAACCCGCAGTATCTCCTATGACAAAGGACCAGTAACTGAAACCCAGTAAGGCACTTCCAACCGTGGAAAATACTCTGACGAATGAGGCAATTAAATTAGAGTTTGCTAACTCTCGATACTGCATCCGTCTTCTCAAAACTCCTTCATGTACGGACTGGAATGAGGAGAGTATGAGATTAATGCCAAATATCAGTAGTATCCATACTAGATCTGGTATGCTGTAGTAACTCGCTGCTAGTGGGGATATCAACCCAAGCACTAGAGCTAAAAAGCACCCAATTGCTAAACTGATGGTATAGGTTGTGTCTAAATAACGCTTATCTTCAACGCCCTTATAAACGATAAAAGATCCAGATGTGCCTTGGTTAAATAGATTTCCAAAAGCCCAAAAAATGTAGGCAGTACTGATAACACCAAATTCATCTGGAAGCAACAGCCTTGCTAGCAGCAAGTTACTGAACAAGGCGAGGAAGCGTGTTGCGATCGCTCCATAGGTCGCCCAAAATCCATTTTTAAGTATAGCGGAAAGTTTCATGGCTGCTTTTGGGTATATCTCACTGAACCAAGCGCTTGTCGAATTCCTAACTTGGCTAGTGGTGCCAAACGCACTGCAAGTAAAGTCAACAGCGATCGCGGATCGCTGTAAAAAATTGACCAATTACAAGCTAGAGCCCGGTTGATAAAGTGGCTGGCTTGGTCGAGATTCCCTCCTTGGAGAGACAATCTTGCTAAGTAGCGATACATATAAGCGTAGGCAGTTGGTAACATCGGTTCTACCAACTGTGGCGATCGCTCCATAGCGCTTTGAATCACCTGTTCGTTGCATCGCTGCATTTGTGCTACGTTGAAAGAAAGACCGGATGGACGAACGCGGTAGTAACATAAAGTCCTCTTATCGCGGTAGAATTGCCATTTTCTGGTTGTTGCGACTCTCAACCAAAAATCAATGTCTTCCGAACTGCGTAAGCTTTCATCAAATTCCCCCACTTCATTTATTAATGAACGGCGGAAGACTGCATTAGAACCATGACCTACAAAATTCTTACAAAGTAAAGCAAGCAGTGGATCGGAATGAACGGGTTTACCACTTAGGTAAATGGGTATCGGTTTTCCATCATCACGAATTGCTCTAGATGCACTATAAACAACCCCGATCTCTGGATAACGATCGAGGGTTGCTACGTGACGGGCGAGTTTATCTGAGTGGTAGACATCATCTCCATCTAGTAAGGCAATATATTCTCCACGTGCATGACGGATACCGTGATTGCGTGCTGATGATAAACCCCCATTTTGTTTTTGCCATAACTGAAAGCGCGAATCGCTTTTTACAAAAGGCCGAACAATTTCTGCTGTATTATCGGTAGAACCATCATCAACAATGAGAACTTCAAATTCTTGAAAAGATTGCTTTTGTAGCGATCGCAATGCATCTTCAATATAAGAACTTACGTTGTAGGCGGGAACTACAACGCTAACTTTAGGAATAAAAACCATAACTACAATTACACTCCTACGCTCTCATATCCTGACTCCTTTGGAGGAGTTTGCTCGTGCGATACAGATTTGGGTTTCTTTGTTAAGAGAAGACGCAACCAAGTCCGTTTCTCTGTAGGAATCAGCCACATACCCAAACATAAAAAAATGTCCATTAGTTGAGGTTTACCAAAACGAATGGCTTCCCATAAAAGGAAGAAAAATGCTTTCCAATCACCAGTACGAGCAGCTCGCGCACTCACTTCTGCTAAAATAAAAGAGGAATAAGCTCGAGAAGTAACTAAGGAACGTTTTTCCCTAATCCAGTCCAATGAAAATTGCCAATTCTTGCTACTACTTAAAGTAGGACGCGCATCTCCTACATACCATATAGAAAGAACTTCTGGCACAAACTCAACTCCTACGCCCTCAACACTTACAGCTCGTAATATCCAATCCCAGTCATCATGTCTTTGTATTGCGATCGAAAAAGGAACTTTTTCCAATAACTCTTTTGCGGTAAAGATAGTTGAAGACTGAATAATACCTTCACCTTGAAATAAAGTCTTGCGAACAAACAAATATTCACTTAATGGCTCTGATATTTTAGGAACTCTTCTCGGCCAAATAGAATCTCCTTGTGGTGTTTGAGCTTTTAAATAACAGGATATAATGGGAAGCTTAAACTGGGAAAGTCTAGCAGTTTCAAGTTGCATTTCTAATTTTTTAGGCATCCATTCATCATCGTCATCTAAAAAAGCTAACCATTTGGCAGAAGCTGCCGAAATTCCAGTATTTCGCGCAACACGAGAACCTTGATTTGTAGGCAATTCTATCAGTCTCAGTCTAGAGTCATCAATTTCTGATAACGCAGTCCGAGTTTCTGGTTGTGGACCATCAATCACAACGATGACTTCGATGTCTTTGAGTGTTTGTGCTAGAGCACTCATGACCGCTCGTTTAACTAATTGAGGTCTGCAATACGTCGGGATCACTACACTGACCAAAGGTTCCAAGTCAATTCCCTCCTAATTTTTCTCTCAAACATGGCAGTACTAACGTCTGTTTTCTTTTTAAAAGAAGCTTTGTTCTAAGACGCTAGAAATTGTAATGTGTGGTAATTAGCTCGGATAAATGCACTTATAAGAGTTTAAAAACCTGATATTTTTTTTAACGAACAAGCTAACAACAGTTATGGCACTTTTTTTCTAAAGTAGCATCCCAGATCTTTCGTAATTTGATTTTTTTTTCAAATTTTGTTTGACAATCAACAGCTATTCTAGTTTATTGACTTTGTCAACCGAAAAATTACGGTAGCGCTTAACGATTACTCAAACCTTTGAGGATAGATAAAGATAAAACTTTCCCCCTCATACCAAATGGAAATAAGAAAAGGATAGCTAGTTAGATCGAGTTAAATTTATGAAAGGCTTTCTCAATCCAAAATTTTATTAAATAGATGGGCTACTAGAATACAGTGCAGGCGCAACTGCAACAGGGATCTCCTGCTCTTGATTGCGATTGTTGAAATTTAAGTAAGAGTTACTGACAGGAACAGCAAGTTCTGGATTGAAAGTGTCAATTGATGATAAAAGTTCTACTCGTAGTGGAGTATAAAACTTGCCCAAAGCAACTTGCAGTGCAAAAGCTGGATTCCCAAGCAAATAACGAGCAGCTAAACGTTTTGGTTCGCGACACAAACGATACAACCACTCTAAGCCTAAATCGGCAAGGGTTGATGGGCAATCAGGTATAACGCCTGCAAGTCTGTCAATCACTGCTCCACCAAGCAAAATAGCATTAACATCTAAGCGGAGGCGATGCTCGTAAACCCATTTTTCTTGAACTGGCATTCCCATACCCACTATTAATATGTTGGGCTTTTCACGATTGATTTTTTGAACAACTGTGTGGTTTTGCTGGGGATCTTGCTTGTCGAAATAACCGTGATGTCCGGCAAACTTAGCATTAGGATACTGATTTCTCAGATTTTGCAATGCAGTTTCTAAATATTCAGGTTTGGTTCCAAGGAGAAATACACTCAATCCTTTCTCGTTACATTTCTCCAATAATTTGGGCATCATCAGTGTATAAGAAGCTCGGTACTCCAAAGGCAAGTTTAACCCCATGTAACCAATTGCCTTTAAAATGCCCACGCTGTCACAATTGACTATTTCCGAACTTTGGAGAAAGTTATAATACCAAGGAAGTTGCATCGAAAGATTAAAACTGTGTACGTTGTAATTCGCAACAGTTATTTTTTTGTTAGAAACACATGCCGTATGTATGGCATCCACCAGGGAGGGGATAGTTATACAAGTAATGCGACGCTCTAATAAATAAATATTGAGATTTGGTAATTCTTGAATTTTAGGATTTATTATCATTCTTATGATACCTTTGGTTTTATTAGGTTGTTGGGAGATAAAAGCACTTGAGATAAGGAACCAGACAGGGGATTGAGGGCTAAGAAGTTGGCTCTAAAATGCATACTAGCTTAGCTAATATTGAGATTGCATCATTAGTTACTCGGAAATTGACTATAAATCTACGTGAAAGAAGACTTTAAAAAGCAAGTATTGCCTTCAAAGCATACGATTGCGAACTCCAGTACAGTACTTAAGATTTTTAATTTTTGGTTTAAAAAAATACGTCTTCTCGCAAAAATTACTTATTTTGTTTTTACAAAAAAAATACAAAATTAACTGTAGAATGCATACAACGCTTATTTTTGCGTTGCCATTGTCTGCTATGCAGGTATATTTGCGTCGGTTGATTTTGCATTCAACGTCTTTGATGCTTTTTATCAACGTCTCAATCGAGTGCAATCTTTGTGTATTTTTTCTATCTTTTTTAAGAAAACGATAAAAGAATGATTAAGAATATCCCAAAAAAACACCATGTCTGCTTTTTGTAAGGTTGGCATTCCACAGCGCAGACAACTTATTTCTGAAAAAGTTCCTAAATTTATATAAGAAAAAAAAAGACGCGCTATGGCACGTCTCTACATTACTTTCTCGATAGGAGTTTTGGTTTTATCTCAACCCAATTGAGCTACAGCGTTTCCCAATCC
It encodes the following:
- a CDS encoding S1C family serine protease, yielding MPSPDTSNTLLALSNNIAETVEQVGGAIVAINSGSRISSSGIHWNNGIIITSDEALHRYEDITATLFNGQTVPLNLVGHDPSTDVAVFKLQSSEIPVAQIGDATALKVGHLVLGLARSNEGDIRAAIGAVSVVSGAWRSMSGGNIDQFIRPDITLYRGFAGGALVDAAGYIIGMNTSGRRGTALTIPASTVNRVVNQLLAKGRITRGYLGLGMQAVRLPNNLKTALNLTSASGAIAVNVEPNGPADNAGVLIGDVIITFDNSAVNDTGDILALLNSSDRVGKTVKLQIIRGGALVELEIVVGEKPVTGDQ
- a CDS encoding S1C family serine protease, with product MFQDITAEFATIARQLRQSTVKVRSSSFGSGSGVIWRSDGLIITNAHVATHHKAIVELWDGQVYEAVRISIDPTKDLAALKIARTDLPVATIGNSNALRVGELVLAVGNPFGDSGAVTSGIIHASKQHAVMADIQLFPGNSGGPLADCRGRVIGINTMIAYGLAIAIPSLTVENFLRDRHPVVGVI
- a CDS encoding response regulator transcription factor; amino-acid sequence: MIRVLVVAASPVVRAGLSAVLATNSKLIVVGTASGLDNLGGEIEQLQPDVVLVDLSSNFQQSSWEKLLSLQQQQDPFVCLVLADELDSIDLVAGLRGGVRGILPQTSTESEIIAAVEAVAFGLVVLHLDAVESVLALKDASGREKVVATPVQTLTPREIEVLEMLGAGMGNKAIAKRLQISEHTVKFHVSSIFQKLGVSTRTEAVAVGVRLGLIML
- a CDS encoding GH39 family glycosyl hydrolase, with amino-acid sequence MQRRAIIKLTAASAVTLGVLDTVWKSSTAASKKTAQVSIDWTNQIAKSTPFTFGSNDYEILSPERAADRTFQNHIQELGIKLIRIHHAALCDRWTDAATKTWNIPKIKAGYDASYPHNPTIIQNLPAWPKWMAQSKDGLLDKSEYDRYATLCAQLVEILNRRLQKKVIYWEPLNEKEVLYDKAWKLDELWIIYNKVANAMKAVDPQIKVGGPALTWDNSRRLEAFLAACKQNVDFISWHRYGSKDAKEPTDGIMSYTPNYARQVKDFRAIAKKYIPERPVPLLLGEYNINYLWTSGETRQHNHIGAVWFASVLKHLADTGVDMATSWHLKDGIYGMIDPNNKLRPPATIFGWANKYLIGSVMQTTSDHPFVEALAVQKPDGKRSLLLINKSSQAVKLSLQSKRALTQSKNFQMLSLNARGVTTKSMSLAALQQPLLLGSYSVTLLLSNT
- a CDS encoding exopolysaccharide transport family protein; the encoded protein is MNKIATIVTRRWKLLIAFNLFVVLSTGFALVTAKPVWVAGTQLILPKTNSKLDANLGTLGSLRNGEVGFSTEVNPLNVQASIINSDTLLEKVLAVDPEKKKFKSITQYKKLFTVKPEEQSTILSVTVNASSPELALQRAIVLTETYQKRLNELRQANSRARQEYNKQELEQVKLKLTLAQNKLAKFKESSGIVNNEEQTKGIVTTINSLINARAEALASAKANENRLKVLSKRLNLKPDPAIRSLSLGENQEYQIVRQRLSDVENSLRQKQSLFTNEHPEIQTLLIRRKQLQRVLQEYVAQTADGTRVDTTVVPNYPQGRAALIQQLVLAESEASALKEQARQLDTQITQLKDTLKSVPENQAKLSELQRQVDVAAGVYNGLLAQIQQNNIDAFDAYPNVQVLDAPQVDPKPISPKKMLMTINAILASVVGSIALVLFLESRNPLLSAKDLQARKFALMQTIPRMKHSITKFEVINNEIEVEFQRLASAISLQPLKNRRLLVTSAIMGEGKTTVAIGLAYALVDLGFKVLLVDGDFRRSELSRRLGYISGSTVEQVAVQRNLDLLPSFPKEGKIMETIKRGHFERVLATCEENGDYDYVIVDSAPVSLTSETALMATIISNVLFVIRPNSSYKNPVNDSFAQLTQHNVQIFGLVINGVESKTTPYSQPSHAPIANS